ATTACGTTTTAAACGAACAAGTTTTTCAACGTATCTTCTATGAAAAGCCCAAAAAACTGCGATTAAAATCATAAGTGTGATAATTTCCTGGAAGAATGTAAATGCAGGGTATAGTGGTCCAAGTGGAAGATGTGATCCTGGTGCTAATCCTTTCCAAACGAAGTCAATTGCTCCAAATTGGACAAGAATAAATCCGTAAAAAAACATAACGTGCATGATACCGCTTTTCTTATCTTTCAGCAATTTTTTTTGACCGAAAACGTTAACCTTAAGAATATCCCACCTCTCTTTAAAGCGGCGATCAAATTCTACTTTTTTTCCTAACTGTATGTAGGCCATCCTTGTTCGTATCAAATATACAAACAAATATCCAGCATAAGCAATAACAGCAATGGCAGCCAGCCAATTAATGATCAGTAAACTATTCATTTTTATGATACCCCTCTCTTTGTAAGCCCTCTTTCTTTTAGAATCTTCGAAAATAAATAATTTTCTGAATTATATCCCCTATCCCCATTATATAATGAGTGAGCATTCAGTCAACAGTTTTTTGTTATACAACACAACATTTTTTCATAAAGCTGTTTATTTAGGTGAAACTATAAGAATGAATTCTCAGGAGGTAATTTGATAATGGTCTTTTTATCTCTCTTACTAATATGCTTAGTCATATGGGTCTCACTCGACTTTTTACTTGGAAGAAAACATCATTTAAAAAAAATAAAGTCCCGCCCCTTTCCCTTACGACGTAGCAATTTTAAATTGTATACATGGGGAACAAATTTATACAATGATTTATTTCTGGATATAAAGGGGGCAAAGCATCATATACATATTTTATTTTTCATTGTCAAAAATGATGAAATTAGTCAAACCTTTTTACAGCTTCTCACTGAAAAAGCCAAACAAGGTATAGAAGTACGCCTCCTTCTCGATCGTATAGGAAGCCATCGTTTATCAGATGAAGCCATTCGCTCACTCAGGCAACATGGTGTATCTTTTTCATATTGCCATAAAATCAAGATCCCTTTTCTCTTTTTTTCTGCAAACCAAAGAAATCATAGAAAAATTACGATTATCGATGGGAAAATTGGCTATATTGGAGGTTTCAACATCGGAGAAGAATATTTGGGGCATGATCCTGAATTGGGCCTTTGGCGTGATTATCATTTACGCCTGACTGGCGAAGGCGTACAAGATTTACAAAAACAATTTTTGCACGATTGGCGCGATGATACAAATGAAGATTTATTAGAAGAAGCATCATTTTTTCCCAAACAGTTTCCAGGCCCTATGCTACACCGCTTTATCCCAACAGACGGTGCCTATTTACAGGAAACATTTGTATCACTTATTGAAAGTGCAAAAGAGGAATTATATATTGGGACACCCTATTTCATTCCGGGAAAAATAGTAATGAATGCATTATTACAAGCAAAAAAACGAGGTGTTCGCATTACGATTCTCGTTCCTAAAAAAGCAGATCACCCACTCGTTCGCGAAGCTAAATTACCATACTGCCGGAAATTGATGAGGGCAGGGTGTCATATTTATGAATTTCAACAAGGATTTTTTCACGCGAAAATTATTATGGTAGATAATCATATTTGTGATATCGGAACAGCTAATTTTGATATGAGGAGTTTATATGTCAATCATGAAATAAATTGTCTCCTGTATGACTCAGCTTTTATACAAGAAATTAAGGTGCACATTAGCAAAGATATTGAGGGGTCTACATTGCTTACTTGGAAAGATGTTTCCTCTCTCTCCCTTGTCGATAAAGGAAAAGAATGGATTGGGACGTTACTAGCGTTTTTCTTATGAAATGAAACTTTTATAATTAAATAATAAATAACGGGGGTAGGACAGATGATTATGCGCTTTGGGTATGTCTCACATGCAGTCGCTTTGTGGGACTGCTCCCCTGCTAAAACAATGACATTTACAACGTGGAAAAAGCTTGGTAAACAGGAACGAGAAGAAAAATTATATAATATTACAATGCAAAACCTTATGCATACATTACGTACCCTGCATTACAATATCGCACATGAAATTCCATTATACCGATTATCATCTTCTATCGTCCCACTCGCAACCCATCCTGAAGTTGATTTTGATTATATCGATATATTTACACCCTTTTGGCGTAAGATGGGGAAATTAATTCGAGAGCATAACTTACGAGTCAGCTTTCATCCAAACCAGTTCACATTATTTACAAGTGAAAAACCTCATATTACAGATAATGCGGTTTTAGATATGACATATCACTATAACGTATTAGATGCAATGGGATTAGCAGACTCTTCCTACATTAATATCCATATTGGAGGTGCATACGGCAACAAAGAGAAAGCTTTACTACGCTTTCATGAAAACTTAAAAAAGCTCCCCCCTCATATCAAGCAGCAAATGACACTTGAAAATGATGATAAAACATATACAGCTTCTGAAACATTAGCCGTTTGTAAGCTAGAAAGAATCCCTTTTATATTTGATTATCATCATCACATGGCAAATCTTTGTGATGAACCGTTAGAAGCACTGCTACCAGCTATTTTCAAAACGTGGGATCATACAAATACCATTCCTAAGGTTCATATTTCTTCACCAAAATCAGAGAAGGAATTCAGGTCACACGCTAATTATATTGATGCTACATTTATAAAACCCTTTTTACACATCATGAGAGAACTAAATCAAGATTTCGATATTATGATTGAGAGTAAACAAAAAGATTTAGCACTTTTTCAGTTCGTAGATGAACTTGCTTCTATAAGAGGGGTGAGACGAATAAGCGGTGCAGCGTTACAATGGTAATTGTAACGCTGTTTCACGATTCTCTTCTCTTTGGTGTAATTGCCGAAGGTGTTAAGAGCAAGGAATAATAATCATTCTTACATACCTAAACCTTTGACTACATTCAAGAGCTTTGAATTATCTAACACTTTTATCCCTAACAAAAATAAAGAACCCTCACTTGGGTTCTTTTTTTATCTTAATGTTCAAATGGTATATCTGAAGCTAATTGTACTTGTTCCTGTTGATTTGTTAATGCGTGATCTTGACTCACTCCGAATGCAATACCAGCTAGCATTGCCATTGCCATTAAACCGCATGCAAGAATTTTTTTCATCACTCATCACCCTATGCTCTATTTTCTCTAAATATATCATGAAATAATTTCTTTTAAAAATGCAATTATGCATATTCTCTTATGGTTTCATTATTTAAAAATATAAAATGAAACTTCCATCAGTGGGAGTACTCTTCATTCCGCACTGATTGTTAGCCCTCACCGACTGGGCTTTTACGGGCAGTTATCGTCCACCTATCTTCCTCTTTTCTCTTTTAATCTTGAAGTGGGGGAATTACTGTCCACGAATAGCGGGATCAATTTAATTAGCTAGAGAATATTGTCTGTTCATTACGATCAGCTAATCCCATTTTTGCTAATAATATCTCTTTGTTAGAATGTAAATCTAGTAAATCAAAAAAGAATAAAGCCTTTTCATAAACAACTGTAATTTCACTTGGTGGATAAATTAATTTCTCTAAGCACTCTCCCTTTTGATAATACAGTTGCCCAAGAAGCTGCATACTCCCAATAAGTCGCGACGTTTCAATTGCTTTATCTACTTGCTGAAGCGACTTTGCATATTCATTATTTAAACATAAAGCTTTCGCATAATTATATCGAACCTTAACAACAAAATCTTGATCACTCTGCAATGACTCCAGCTGTTGTAAAATATCTTGAAATAATGTAATAGCTTTTTCTAAATGGTTATTTTCTGCATAAATAATAGCAATCGAATTTTCGATATATAAATTTTGAAACACATCTACCCCACCATATTGCCGATGGATTATATTTTTCAGCTCTGAGATGCAGTATTCAAAATTGACTTTCTTTAAAGCATAAGAAGATAAATGATAATACCATAGAAGAAATTGCTTAAATTCAGGATGACATTCTTCTTTCTTTAACTCCTCTGAAACAATTTTATGAATTTCATCATACTGCTTCTTCTTACACAATAATTGAATTTGATTCTTAAACTTTTTCTTTCTTTCGAGGTCAGAATAAAGAAGAACCTCATAAAAATGAATAATGGGAACCCTTAGCTTTGCTGCAATCCCTTGCAGTATATCCATACTTGGATATACCGTTCCTGACTCAATCCTGCTTACCTCTGATTGATGACATATATTCTCAGACAACTGCTTTTGTGTTAAACCTCTTAACATTCTAATTTTCTTTATTTCAGCTCCCAGCTTTTCTGCGTGCATAATAGCTCACCATCCCATTACAGAAATCTAACTTTTCAAGTTGTCATACCACTACAATAATAGTTTTCCGGCACTTTTAAACATGAAATATTGCATAATATATATCATTTAGCACACTTTTCTTATAAATCATCTTATACACATACAAGACTCCAAATGTTAGAGATGAATAATATAAAAGTTGCTAGTATATTCCTTACTTCTGTTCTATTCTATCCCTTATCATGTAGCAGCAATTATCGTGCCCCAAAAATTAATAACAATGAAGTGAACATTGAAGTTACTCAACCTAGCTTGATAATTAGTAAATAAACTGAACCACAAAACGTAACAATAGGAAATATTGCTAAAAATACTTAAAAGATGAAGTACAAGCGGTTAACGCGTAACAAAAACAAGTTACCACTGAAAAGATGTTGAATTTCAACCTACAAGAAAATCAAACCGAAGTATGTCTTTCCCAATCATATAAAAATGATGAAATATATGACCAAGACATCATTGCTCAAGTAGATAAACATGGGGTAATTAAGACAATTAGTGGTAAAGTTACCCAAAATCTAGAACAGCAACCTAATCTTACTATAACAAATTTTTTGTCGAAAAATGAAGTAAAATCTATATTATGTCACAGACTTTACATTTTAGTGATAGAGGTTCAAAAAAAAGAATAAAAAGATGTTTACCACTATAACCGGTAAACATCTTTTTTCATATCCAGCCCTTTTCTTCCGCAATCGCAATTGCTTCAATTCGGTTTTTCGCATTTAATTTTGTTAACACATCTGAAATATAATTCCGTACAGTACCAGATGAAAGATACAGTGTCTTGGCAATTTCATTTGCTGTTTTTCCTTCTTTCGCTAACAAAAGTACTTCTTTCTCACGATCTGATAACGGATTTTGCTCTTGCCATAGTCCAAACATTAATTCAGGGGAAATCTCTCGTTTCCCTTGCATCACATTGCGAATCGCTGCCGCTAAATCTTCACTTGGGCTATCCTTTAATAAATATCCATGAACTCCTGCTTTCATTGCTCTTTCAAAATAACCTGGACGTGCGAATGTTGTTAAAATCATTACTTTGCATAGTAATTTTTTCTTTTGCAATTCCTCTGCAACATCTAAACCACTTTGAATCGGCATTTCAATATCCATAATACTTATATCTGGCTGCAACTTTTCAATTAATTTTAAAGCTTCTTCACCATTCTCCGCCTGCCCTACCACTTCAA
This sequence is a window from Bacillus pseudomycoides DSM 12442. Protein-coding genes within it:
- the cls gene encoding cardiolipin synthase produces the protein MVFLSLLLICLVIWVSLDFLLGRKHHLKKIKSRPFPLRRSNFKLYTWGTNLYNDLFLDIKGAKHHIHILFFIVKNDEISQTFLQLLTEKAKQGIEVRLLLDRIGSHRLSDEAIRSLRQHGVSFSYCHKIKIPFLFFSANQRNHRKITIIDGKIGYIGGFNIGEEYLGHDPELGLWRDYHLRLTGEGVQDLQKQFLHDWRDDTNEDLLEEASFFPKQFPGPMLHRFIPTDGAYLQETFVSLIESAKEELYIGTPYFIPGKIVMNALLQAKKRGVRITILVPKKADHPLVREAKLPYCRKLMRAGCHIYEFQQGFFHAKIIMVDNHICDIGTANFDMRSLYVNHEINCLLYDSAFIQEIKVHISKDIEGSTLLTWKDVSSLSLVDKGKEWIGTLLAFFL
- a CDS encoding helix-turn-helix domain-containing protein, with product MHAEKLGAEIKKIRMLRGLTQKQLSENICHQSEVSRIESGTVYPSMDILQGIAAKLRVPIIHFYEVLLYSDLERKKKFKNQIQLLCKKKQYDEIHKIVSEELKKEECHPEFKQFLLWYYHLSSYALKKVNFEYCISELKNIIHRQYGGVDVFQNLYIENSIAIIYAENNHLEKAITLFQDILQQLESLQSDQDFVVKVRYNYAKALCLNNEYAKSLQQVDKAIETSRLIGSMQLLGQLYYQKGECLEKLIYPPSEITVVYEKALFFFDLLDLHSNKEILLAKMGLADRNEQTIFSS
- a CDS encoding quorum-sensing peptide PapR; this encodes MKKILACGLMAMAMLAGIAFGVSQDHALTNQQEQVQLASDIPFEH
- a CDS encoding response regulator transcription factor, producing MIRIIIAEDQRMLRGALGALLDLEDDIEVVGQAENGEEALKLIEKLQPDISIMDIEMPIQSGLDVAEELQKKKLLCKVMILTTFARPGYFERAMKAGVHGYLLKDSPSEDLAAAIRNVMQGKREISPELMFGLWQEQNPLSDREKEVLLLAKEGKTANEIAKTLYLSSGTVRNYISDVLTKLNAKNRIEAIAIAEEKGWI
- the uvsE gene encoding UV DNA damage repair endonuclease UvsE → MIMRFGYVSHAVALWDCSPAKTMTFTTWKKLGKQEREEKLYNITMQNLMHTLRTLHYNIAHEIPLYRLSSSIVPLATHPEVDFDYIDIFTPFWRKMGKLIREHNLRVSFHPNQFTLFTSEKPHITDNAVLDMTYHYNVLDAMGLADSSYINIHIGGAYGNKEKALLRFHENLKKLPPHIKQQMTLENDDKTYTASETLAVCKLERIPFIFDYHHHMANLCDEPLEALLPAIFKTWDHTNTIPKVHISSPKSEKEFRSHANYIDATFIKPFLHIMRELNQDFDIMIESKQKDLALFQFVDELASIRGVRRISGAALQW